The Gemmatimonadota bacterium genome contains a region encoding:
- a CDS encoding Uma2 family endonuclease gives MRTAAATRLHRFTVEEYRRMAESGVLSDKDRVELIEGVVVDMAPIGSPHAAVLSRLDRLFAGAVGMRAIVRVQLPVHLSAISEPQPDLAIVVYREDFYERAHPGPTEVLLVVEVGDTSIRFDLDKKARLYARAGITEYWVVDLTRDEIVIHRGPGRAGYASARAMSGSARLSPLTFPQQSWSVAEILGSA, from the coding sequence ATGCGCACTGCTGCTGCTACTCGCCTACACCGCTTCACCGTCGAGGAGTACCGCCGCATGGCGGAGAGCGGAGTCTTGTCCGACAAGGACCGCGTGGAACTGATCGAGGGCGTGGTCGTTGACATGGCGCCGATCGGCAGCCCGCACGCGGCAGTTCTATCGCGCCTGGATCGGCTGTTCGCGGGAGCCGTCGGCATGCGCGCGATCGTTCGAGTTCAGCTTCCGGTCCATCTCAGCGCGATCTCCGAGCCGCAACCCGATCTTGCCATCGTAGTATACCGGGAAGACTTCTACGAGCGCGCTCATCCAGGGCCTACCGAGGTCCTGCTGGTGGTCGAGGTCGGGGACACGTCGATACGGTTCGATCTCGACAAGAAAGCACGGCTGTACGCCAGGGCGGGCATCACGGAATACTGGGTGGTCGACCTCACGCGCGACGAGATCGTCATCCACAGGGGCCCTGGGCGGGCAGGCTACGCCTCGGCGCGCGCCATGTCCGGCTCTGCGCGGCTGTCGCCGCTGACGTTCCCGCAGCAGAGCTGGTCAGTGGCGGAGATCCTGGGCTCGGCTTGA
- the recF gene encoding DNA replication and repair protein RecF (All proteins in this family for which functions are known are DNA-binding proteins that assist the filamentation of RecA onto DNA for the initiation of recombination or recombinational repair.): MTARSSLVCRELRLRQFRNFAELDLTLPAGGVALIGDNGSGKTNFLEAIYYLEIFRSFRGAREEQLVRFGADAFHVRGRFEDRATGGVREVTAAFERRGRRKRVTLDQVEPDRLADAIGRIGLVIFSPSDVALVAGGPAERRRFLDILLSLNRTGYLTALQRYRHILRQRNALLREGAPSAVVAAWDPGLVEAGARIIEARAAWLAAYAEAFARCYAAIAGGAAARLHYLPGVPVDRASGAAAAGPDIAAAFHLALERNTARERERGVTLAGPHRDDLLMALEGNGASLDLREFGSGGQQRTAAIALRLVEAETVRQERGREPLTLLDDVFAELDPGRSRRLLELLEAGTRGQVILTAPKPSDLEPHRAALAHWRMAEGKVYP; the protein is encoded by the coding sequence ATGACTGCCCGCTCGTCCCTCGTGTGCCGCGAGCTGCGCCTCCGCCAGTTCCGCAACTTTGCGGAGCTGGATCTCACGCTTCCTGCGGGCGGCGTCGCCTTGATCGGTGACAACGGCTCGGGCAAAACCAATTTCCTGGAGGCCATCTACTACCTCGAGATTTTCCGTTCCTTCCGCGGTGCTCGCGAGGAGCAGCTCGTTCGCTTCGGCGCCGACGCGTTCCACGTGCGTGGCCGATTCGAGGACCGGGCTACGGGCGGAGTGCGCGAGGTCACGGCGGCCTTCGAGCGGCGCGGCCGGCGCAAGCGCGTAACCCTCGATCAGGTCGAGCCGGACCGCTTGGCCGACGCCATTGGCCGCATTGGCCTGGTGATCTTCTCGCCCTCGGACGTCGCACTCGTGGCCGGCGGCCCCGCGGAGCGACGTCGCTTCCTCGACATTCTCCTCTCGCTGAACCGGACCGGGTACCTGACGGCCCTGCAGCGTTACCGCCACATCCTGCGGCAGCGGAACGCGCTGCTCCGCGAGGGCGCGCCGTCCGCGGTCGTGGCGGCCTGGGATCCGGGGCTGGTGGAGGCCGGGGCGCGCATTATCGAAGCGCGCGCCGCCTGGCTGGCCGCCTACGCCGAGGCGTTCGCCCGCTGCTACGCCGCCATTGCAGGCGGGGCCGCGGCACGGCTGCATTACCTGCCGGGTGTACCCGTCGACCGGGCCTCGGGCGCGGCGGCGGCGGGCCCTGACATCGCCGCCGCCTTCCACCTGGCGCTCGAGCGCAACACGGCGCGGGAGCGGGAGCGAGGCGTTACCCTTGCCGGCCCGCATCGGGACGATCTGCTCATGGCCCTCGAGGGGAACGGCGCCAGCCTGGACTTGCGCGAGTTTGGCTCGGGCGGCCAGCAGCGCACCGCGGCCATTGCTCTGCGCCTGGTCGAGGCCGAGACCGTGCGGCAGGAGCGCGGCCGCGAGCCGCTCACGCTGCTGGATGACGTCTTTGCCGAGCTGGATCCCGGCCGCTCCCGCCGCCTGCTCGAGCTGCTCGAGGCCGGCACGCGGGGGCAGGTGATCCTGACTGCGCCCAAGCCCTCCGATCTCGAGCCGCACCGCGCCGCCCTGGCCCACTGGCGCATGGCCGAGGGGAAGGTGTACCCGTGA
- a CDS encoding DUF721 domain-containing protein, translating into MKRKADQPTPVARTLQRYLEESGMAERMQELSVIPEWPGRVGPGIAAVTRPLTVSDGVLVVAVRSSAWLMELKLMERDVLRRLNQGRSRGRVKRIRFVMGEEA; encoded by the coding sequence GTGAAGCGCAAGGCGGACCAGCCCACCCCGGTCGCGCGCACCCTCCAGCGCTACCTCGAGGAGTCCGGCATGGCCGAGCGCATGCAGGAGCTGAGCGTGATCCCGGAATGGCCGGGGCGCGTGGGACCCGGTATCGCCGCGGTCACTCGCCCGCTCACCGTGTCCGATGGCGTGCTCGTGGTCGCCGTCCGCTCCAGTGCCTGGCTCATGGAGCTCAAGCTCATGGAGCGCGATGTCCTGCGCCGCCTCAACCAGGGGCGCAGTCGCGGCCGGGTGAAGCGCATCCGGTTCGTGATGGGGGAGGAGGCATGA
- the gyrB gene encoding DNA topoisomerase (ATP-hydrolyzing) subunit B has translation MAKNQPQPNDYTAGQIQVLKGLDAVRRRPGMYIGSTGARGLHHLVYEVVDNAVDEAMAGFCTRIDVILRRDGSITVVDNGRGIPVDLHPTEKRPGVEVAMTMLHAGGKFDKTAYKVSGGLHGVGVSVVNALSEWLEVDVRWRDGRIYRQRFGRGKKVTELHPVGTFRGKSTGTTVTFKPDPEVFTELLYNFETLSNRLRELAFLNKGLLITMLDERPEAGPEPVKEEYCHRGGIVEFVEFLRGSRKPLHPKPVYIEASREEAEIELAIQYDDGYSENTFTFVNNINTHEGGTHLTGFKAALTRTLNDYARRQGWLKKELDTLSGDDVREGLTAILSARVKEPQFEGQTKTKLGNSEVRGAVEQVVNEKLSSYLEEHPPVARAIIEKAIQAARARIAARKARDLTRRKNALEGSVLPGKLADCSITDPAVCEIYLVEGDSAGGSAKQGRDRSYQAILPLRGKILNVEKARFDKVLSNEEIRTIIAAIGTGIGEDEFNLKNARYGKIIIMTDADVDGAHIRTLLLTFFYRHMRELIEAGMVYIAQPPLYRVARAKEEHYCYSDAERDQILQRLSPNGKVEGRSVVVQRYKGLGEMNPDQLWKTTMDPETRTILQVSLEDAVEADRIFSTLMGDDVEPRRRFIEDNARYVRNLDV, from the coding sequence ATGGCCAAGAATCAGCCGCAACCCAATGATTATACCGCCGGCCAGATCCAGGTCCTGAAGGGGCTGGACGCCGTCCGTCGCCGCCCGGGGATGTACATCGGCTCCACGGGCGCCCGCGGCCTGCACCACCTGGTCTACGAGGTCGTGGACAATGCGGTGGACGAGGCCATGGCCGGCTTCTGCACCCGCATCGACGTGATCCTGCGGCGGGACGGCTCCATCACGGTGGTAGACAACGGGCGCGGCATCCCCGTGGACCTGCACCCGACAGAGAAGCGGCCGGGCGTCGAGGTGGCCATGACCATGCTCCACGCCGGCGGCAAGTTCGACAAGACCGCGTACAAGGTGTCGGGCGGGCTGCACGGCGTGGGCGTCAGCGTGGTCAACGCCTTGTCCGAGTGGCTCGAGGTCGACGTGCGCTGGCGCGACGGACGGATCTACCGCCAGCGCTTCGGCCGCGGCAAAAAGGTGACCGAGCTGCACCCGGTGGGCACGTTCCGGGGCAAGAGCACCGGCACCACCGTGACGTTCAAGCCGGACCCGGAAGTCTTCACGGAGCTGCTCTACAACTTCGAGACGCTGAGCAACCGGCTGCGTGAGCTTGCCTTCCTGAACAAGGGCCTGCTCATCACCATGCTGGACGAGCGGCCCGAGGCCGGACCGGAGCCGGTCAAGGAGGAGTACTGCCATCGGGGCGGGATCGTCGAGTTCGTCGAATTCCTGCGCGGCAGTCGCAAGCCGCTGCACCCCAAGCCGGTCTACATCGAGGCCAGCCGTGAGGAGGCCGAGATCGAGCTGGCCATCCAGTACGACGACGGCTACAGCGAGAACACCTTCACCTTCGTCAACAACATCAACACGCACGAGGGCGGCACGCACCTCACCGGTTTCAAGGCCGCGCTCACGCGCACGCTGAACGATTACGCCCGCAGGCAGGGTTGGCTGAAGAAGGAGTTGGATACGCTCTCCGGCGACGACGTCCGGGAGGGGCTCACGGCGATCCTCTCCGCGCGGGTCAAGGAGCCGCAATTCGAGGGGCAGACCAAGACCAAGCTGGGCAACTCGGAGGTGCGCGGCGCGGTCGAGCAGGTGGTCAATGAAAAGCTGTCCTCCTATCTCGAGGAGCACCCCCCTGTTGCGCGCGCCATCATAGAGAAGGCCATCCAGGCGGCGCGCGCCCGTATTGCCGCCCGCAAGGCCCGCGACCTGACGCGGCGCAAGAACGCGCTCGAGGGGAGCGTGCTGCCCGGCAAGCTGGCCGACTGTTCGATCACCGACCCGGCCGTCTGCGAGATCTACCTGGTCGAGGGCGACAGCGCGGGGGGCAGCGCCAAGCAGGGGCGCGACCGCTCCTATCAGGCCATCCTGCCCCTGCGCGGCAAGATCCTGAACGTCGAGAAGGCGCGCTTCGACAAGGTGCTCTCCAACGAGGAGATCCGCACCATCATCGCCGCCATCGGCACGGGCATCGGCGAGGACGAGTTCAACCTGAAGAACGCGCGCTACGGCAAGATCATCATCATGACCGACGCCGACGTGGACGGCGCGCACATCCGCACCCTTCTCCTCACCTTCTTCTACCGGCACATGCGCGAGCTGATCGAGGCGGGTATGGTCTACATCGCGCAGCCGCCCCTCTACCGCGTGGCCCGCGCCAAGGAGGAGCACTACTGCTACTCCGATGCGGAGCGCGACCAGATCCTCCAGCGCCTCTCGCCCAACGGCAAGGTGGAGGGCCGGTCGGTCGTCGTGCAGCGCTACAAGGGGCTGGGCGAGATGAACCCGGATCAGCTCTGGAAGACCACCATGGATCCCGAGACCCGCACCATCCTGCAGGTCAGCCTCGAGGATGCCGTGGAAGCCGACCGCATCTTCTCCACACTGATGGGCGACGACGTCGAGCCGCGCCGTCGCTTCATCGAGGACAATGCTCGCTACGTCCGCAACCTGGACGTGTAA